One segment of Euwallacea fornicatus isolate EFF26 chromosome 23, ASM4011564v1, whole genome shotgun sequence DNA contains the following:
- the LOC136346457 gene encoding uncharacterized protein produces the protein MERDTHGQEGAECQDSQKSRPQKQNQPSRRSGLRTGQHVQDHPYRRNEDVESPKVSRRRMKNVGNAMLCEEGFSSASNSPVHVTSRDAPVEHNMPSTSGTSLENFRYLLGNVNIQTCETGSPDLTPGPSGRYQEQPIFEHSMGAIPKRKHTSIQIDELTRSVQPPPGSCALAPSIHVKEISIVSSRDMESPTESPLHKRYRSRSKERVGVARECGTSHSRKFTSSQEIEMSADIADAKTDFRHEEKVGTGIERRIKHSEKNRGFALGSDNACIRWTTTHVIIYSPNEFIPTFRLTPNDKPEKWALQPFRKSQYSGHSGAASCSKQDIQPDVSIDSDSDEEMLGRPSRKGTSSRVYGLVPHLGNITNSCMMYEPSDYCNLFTTCKRCKTPQGLFTRVPMHLVIQWSKKIGGKSHSFRKEYEVLFPVDPKVLAVMLKEERPDVKEWLINSKVVNLDKIIHATRKKFPTREEIGSETS, from the exons ATGGAGCGAGACACACATGGCCAGGAAGGTGCAGAGTGCCAAGATTCTCAAAAAAGCAGACCTCAAAAACAGAACCAACCTTCCAGGAGAAGTGGACTAAGAACTGGTCAGCATGTCCAAGATCATCCTTACAGACGAAATGAAGATGTTGAAAGTCCAAAAGTATCCCGCCGGCGAatgaaaaatgtaggaaatgCGATGTTGTG CGAGGAAGGATTTTCTTCTGCATCGAATTCACCAGTTCATGTAACTTCCAGAGATGCTCCTGTTGAACACAACATGCCCTCGACAAGTGGAACatcattagaaaatttcaGATATCTACTAGGAAACGTTAACATTCAAACCTGTGAAACAGGCTCTCCAGATCTTACACCGGGGCCTTCTGGGAGATATCAG GAGCAACCCATATTTGAACACTCAATGGGTGCCATTCCGAAACGAAAGCATACTTCCATTCAAATAGACGAATTAACACGATCTGTTCAACCGCCTCCAGGTTCGTGTGCTCTGGCACCATCGATCCACGTAAAAGAAATCTCAATTGTATCTTCACGTGACATGGAGTCACCTACAGAGAGTCCGTTGCATAAACGATACAGATCAAG ATCAAAAGAAAGAGTAGGAGTCGCTCGAGAATGTGGAACTTCCCATTCAAGGAAATTTACTTCATCCCAAGAAATCGAAATGAGTGCAGATATTGCTGATGCAAAAACTGATTTTCGTCATGAAGAGAAAGTTGGTACCGGTATAGAGAGAAGAATTAAACATTCGGAGAAGAACAGAGGTTTCGCCTTAGGCTCGGATAATGCATGCATCCGTTGGACAACGACGCATGTCATTATTTATTCCCCTAACGAGTTTATCCCTACATTTAGATTAACACCTAATGATAAACCAGAGAAATGGGCTCTGCAGCCATTCAGAAAATCTCAATATAGTGGTCATAGTGGTGCTGCCTCATGTTCCAAACAAGATATTCAGCCAGATGTTTCTATTGATTCGGATTCAGATGAAGAAATGCTCGGTAGACCTTCCCGAAAGGGAACGTCGAGTCGTGTATACGGTCTTGTTCCTCATCTTGGGAACATCACTAACTCTTGTATGATGTATGAGCCAAGTGACTACTGTAACCTCTTCACAACATGCAAGAGATGCAAAACGCCCCAGGGTTTATTTACTCGAGTACCCATGCACCTTGTCATACAATGGTCCAAGAAGATAGGAGGTAAATCACACTCCTTCAGGAAAGAATATGAAGTTCTATTTCCCGTGGACCCAAAGGTATTGGCGGTGATGTTGAAAGAGGAACGACCCGACGTTAAAGAATGGTTGATAAATTCGAAAGTGGTGAATCTTGACAAAATAATTCACGCAACGCGTAAAAAGTTCCCCACAAGGGAGGAAATCGGGAGTGAAACAAGTTAG
- the LOC136346459 gene encoding uncharacterized protein translates to MEKSYANLESIENIHEQLKKLSNNDNIHQLAHQGLELWRRENARASLSQLKADVAQIAEEMLYNFFPQDPSYTKPEELSDLVSAYVHSETYDTIFSCLKATNSKEDLHLYKISKEFCRNNGTPKQLGTTFYNFIPNAAVVELSMIGSKTTPMEKLKNLQLTYDYIFAEVKGALISVISKYSEKEVELPFMDNKEAFPIVMAVILKSKLFYFVSELNYIKEFGFDFIKNLKEFREIYEVFNSCVEQIFSIKPTTSDSDDAEKLANEMSVCDAIKFIESQNREDKSESQTIFNEEQDRLARLITSATTEHLQIS, encoded by the exons ATGGAGAAGTCCTATGCCAATCTGGAATCTATTGAAAA CATCCACGAGCAGCTCAAGAAACTTTCCAACAATGACAACATCCACCAACTAGCACACCAGGGATTAGAATTGTGGAGAAGGGAAAATGCCAGGGCTTCTTTGAGTCAGCTTAAGGCAGATGTTGCCCAAATTGCAGAGGAAATGCTCTACAACTTCTTTCCGCAAGACCCCAGTTACACTAAACCTGAAGAACTGTCGGATTTAGTATCTGC GTATGTGCACTCTGAGACTTACGATACAATATTCTCTTGCCTCAAAGCAACCAACAGCAAAGAAGATCTGCATCTATATAAAATATCCAAAGAATTCTGCCGAAATAATGGCACACCAAAGCAACTAGGAACgactttttacaattttattccaAATGCTGCT GTGGTAGAGTTGTCTATGATAGGCAGCAAAACAACTCCAATGGAAAAGCTCAAAAACCTTCAGTTGACTTATGACTACATATTTGCTGAAGTTAAAGGAGCTTTGATTTCTGTGATTTCCAAATACTCTG AAAAAGAAGTAGAACTTCCCTTTATGGATAACAAAGAGGCCTTCCCTATTGTCATGGCCGTTATCCTAAAATCGAAGTTATTTTACTTCGTTAGCGAATTGAATTACATAAAGGAATTCGGCTTTGATTTTATAAAGAATCTTAAGGAATTTAG GGAAATTTATGAAGTATTCAATAGCTGCGTTGAGcaaatttttagtattaaacCAACAACTAGTGATTCAGATGATGCAGAAAAACTCGCCAATGAAATGAGTGTCTGTGATGCCATAAAGTTCATCGAATCGCAGAATAGGGAAGATAAATCTGAGAGTCAAACGATATTCAATGAGGAACAAGATCGACTTGCAAGACTGATAACTTCGGCCACGACTGAACatttacaaatttcttaa